GTAGATATAGCGCAGAGCCGCTTCGGGAGCCTGCCATTTTGTGACCTTCGGCTCTCCCTTTGTGATGGTGCCCGTCTTGTCGAGGATCGCGAAATTCACGTCCTTCAATGTCTGTATCGCCTCCGCGTTGCGGATGAGCAGTCCGGCTCGCGATGCCTCGCCGGTGCTTACCACGAGAGCGAGCGGCGTGGCGAGGCCGAGCGCACAGGGACAGGCGATGACGAGCGTCGCGATAAAGGCGTAGGCCGCGGCTCCGGCAGGCGTCGACAGGTTCGTCGGCCAAGGCATCATCGCGGCGAGCGGCGCGATCAGCGCGTGCAGCTGCGGGAAGAAAAAATACCACGCCGCGGCGCTGAGGCCGGCGAGACCGATGACCGCGGGGACGAATTTCAGCGTGAGGCGGTCGGCGAGGGCCTGTAACGGCACCTTGCCGCCCTGCGCCTCGCGGACGAGTTCGAGCATCTTGGAGAGGAATGTGTCTTCCCCGACCTTTGTCGTACGGATCGTGAGGATGCCGTAAGTGTTGAGCGCTCCGCCAGTAACCTCGGAGCCCTCGCTCTTGGCGACCGGCAGCGATTCGCCCGTGAGCAGCGATTCGTCAACGCCTGATTTTCCCTCTATCACCACGCCGTCGAGCGGGATACGCTCGCCCGGGTTGACCTGCATTATCGTCTCCGGCTTCACCGCTTCGATCGGTACCATGATCGTTTCTCCGTCATCGCCCATGACCCTCGCCTCGCGCGGCTGCAGCGTAAGCAGGGTCTTTACCTGCTTGGCGGCGCGGTCGCGCAGGTGGGATTCAATGTAGCGCCCCGTGAGGTGCAGCATCATTATCATCACTCCGACCGTGCCGAAAGAGGGGATGGCGAAGCCCATGATGTTGAATATCGCCGTCAGCCACGAAGCGGCGGCTGAGAGCGCGATGAGCGAATCCATGTTGGTGTGCCCGTGCCGCAGCGCTATCCAGGCGCCGCCTATCGTCTTGCGCCCGCACCAGAAGATCGCCGCGGCGCCGAAAACTATCTCCAGCGGGCCGTACCACGGAAAGTGATAACCGAAAAACATGTGGAGCAGCATCAGAAAGGAGAGCGGAATACCTATGACCAGTATTTCGATCAGGTTCCGCCTCGCCTCTCGGTAACGCATCTCATCCAGGTCGGCCGGCACGTCTTTCACGATCTCATAGCCGCTTTTTTTAACGGCCGCTTCCAGCGCGTCTTCCCTCACCCCAGGCTCCGCCAGCACGAAGGCGCTCTCGGTGGCGAGGTTCACGGAGGCGAATATGACGCCGGGCACTTTCTTGAGCGCGCGTTCAACGATGCGCGAACAGGTGGTGCAGGTCATCCCGAGTACCCTGAAATTCCATTTTATTTCTTGTTCTGTCTTTTTTATCTCTTCCATTATCAACACCTCTTGGGTGCATTCTAACAAAGGCAAGCTTGCATTAATAGAAAAAATCCCTTATAATTCCTTACCGTAATTGGAGAGTTGTCCGAGTGGTCTATGGTGATTGACTTGAAATCAATTGGGTGTCACAGCCCCGGGGGTTCGAATCCTCCACTCTCCGCCAAGCCTTTATTGAGCCTTGCAAATACTATGTTTGTGAGGCTTTTTAATAGGAATTATAGCCGTTTCAAAGAGCATGTACAAGTGAGGAATTGACTTGTATGCAGAACATTACAAAACGTTCACAGAATGACTACATCTTTCAGAACAATACAAGGCTGTATTTCCGCCAATCAATACCGCCTGACTTACGTCCAATATTCAAAAAGACTGAAATAAGAATATCGTTAAGGACGCCTGACAAAAGGCTTGCTAAACGTAAAGCCGCCGTGCTATCGTCTCATATCTGGGACATCATGACGGCGCTTAGAAAAGGGGATAAGAGAATGACCGAACTGTCGACAGAACAAATTTACCAACTTGTTAAGACGTGGGTAGACAAAGAGCTTGCAGACGATGAAGCGGGGCGGGCGCTTAGTGTTGTAAACGGGAAGACAACTATAAGTAATGAAGAAATGATTGGCTACGCTAATGAAATGCACTCGACAATACAAAGTGACTGCCGTGAAGCGTTGGCAACAGAGAATTATTCCTATGGCTCACCGGGGGCGGAATCTATTATTGAAGATAACGACTTGTCTATATCTCCTGATTCACAAGAATATAAAGCGCTATGCCGTGAGGTCATCAAGGCTCAATATGAGTTGTGTAACGTCATGAAACAGCGTAACAGCGGTAAATATCCAGAGACCTATACCAGCACGGCGGTAAATCCAGTCTTGTACAATCAAAATGTAAAACAATCGAACGTACAGAAGAAGCAACAGAACAAGTTCAGTACTGCATTTCAAGAGTATGTCGCAGAGAAGAAACTAAAGGGTAATTGGACGCCTAAAACGGTATTAGACGCGACGGCAAAGGTCAATATCTTCATTGAGATAATAGGCGATATAAAGCTTTGCGACATTACGCAAGAGAAAATGAAAGAAGCTGAACGGCTTATATTGAAGTATCCAAGCAGTAGGACTAAGAAGAAACAATATAAGGACATACCATATTCACAGTTAAAGAAGATGGATATACCAGAAACAGACAGGTTCAGCCATAAGAGTATTGAGAATTACATGATACAGGTAAACGGGTTCTTGAAATGGCTCAAGCCTATGTATGAAATGCCGGAATGGTTGCCTGTAATTATGTCTGCACCTAAAGCCGACGTAACACAAGATACAACGGCGTCTAAGGACATCTGGACAACAGAGGAATTGAGGAAGATATTCAATGACCCGGCCTATATTCAAGGCGAGAAAACAACTTCAACTAGTAATACGCGCAAGAAATACACCGGCGCGATATTCTGGCTGCCTTTAATGGCGCTGTACAGCGGCGCAAGGCCGGAGGAATTATGCGGCCTGTATTTGTCGGACTTTAAAGTCATTGATGAAGTTAAATGTTATCAGTTGACGCCTTGCATTGAAGATGAGGAGGGTAATCTTGTTAAAGCAAAGCGTATCAAGAATACAGCGTCGCGGCGTATCGTTCCTATTCACGACGAACTGTTGAAGTTAGGGCTATGGGAATATGTGCAGGAGTTGAAAGAACAAGGTCATGCAAGACTCTTTGATGAACTAGCCGCAAGCGGTGCAGACCAGCGCTATAGTACTGGATATACGAAATGGTTTAACAGATATGTCAGTCAGACATTATTAATCAAGGGAAGCAAACAAAAGGGCGCAAAGGTATTTTATTCGTTCCGACATACGTTTATAAATTATTGTGTACAAAATTCGTTGAGGGATATTTACTTTGAACGAGTTGTCGGTCATGCGGTTCAAGGGAACGAGTCAACCTTGAAGCATTACGCTAAACCTATTTCACCACGGATATTAAAGGCGGAAGTAATCGACAGGGTGAATTTCGATGTAGACCTGTCATCGCTAAAGAATAATCCGTTTTCGCGGTCTATGAAAGGGTAAATGGCATATCTGCTGAAATATTGACACGCCACAATGGACATAGAGGGGCGTAACTTATGCTAAGAGGTATGTTTATGCCTCTGTAATTGGCGTGTATAAATAGACACAGCGCTGCATGATGTTGTTTGTATAAGGCGTCGTTGATAACGAAGCGTGACAGGATTTTTCAGCATCGGCGTATAAAGTGAGGGGGCGCTAAATTGGCGTCCCCTTTGACGTAATCCAGCAACGGATTGTTTTTCAAAAGCCGGTCGGGGAATTTAAAGCTGACCGGAAGATTCAAGGGACTTTGTTTCCTCAATGTATCGTTCAATATATTTGATTAAGACAGGCGTCATTTTATCACCGCGCAATGCTATAGCAGACTTAAACTGACGCGCTAAGGATTCGTCAAGTCTAAAGGCTATTTGTTCCTTCTTTTCAATCACAATTTATCCCCTTCTTTTGCATACATATAGACTATCTTGACCAATTGGCAAAAGCTAATTATCATAAATGCTAGCTTTTATGAATGCTAGCTAACTTACTAGCTCAAAGACTAGCAAGTTATCAGATTATACCACGGAGCCCCGAAGGGAGACGACAGTCATGACGAAGAAGGAAAGAGCACAGCTAGAAACACTCAAAGCTCAACTAGTTACATCTTTTCAGGTAGCCAAAGCGCTTAACGACTTGAAAGAAGACGATGCTCAATACTGGGACGGCAAAATGAGCGGCCTTGCGACGGCAATAAACAGGCTAAGAGCAATACTAGACTAGGAGAAGGGGGACAATCATCATGATTCGGAACATTATCAATTTCATCTGCGACGGCGACAAAGCGCGTACAAACAAAATGTGCCGCATACTACGCAAGATAGTTACGGCACGGGCGTTGAATCGGTTGTACAACTTAGCTAACTAGTCAAAGTTAGCGATCAGGCGGTAGTTAGCAGCTATCGCCTGATTAATAGAGATTATATCACAAGAGGGAGCGAAAATGACAAACACACTACAGATATTTGAAAACCATAACTTTGGCTCAATCCGCACCGTCCTTGACGAGAGCGGCAAAGCGCTATTCTGCGGCAAAGACATAGCGGAAGCGTTGGGATACAGCAATACGAAGGACGCCCTAATTAGACATTGCAAGGGGGTCGTGAAACGCGACCTAGGGGTAGTAACAGGGAAAAAGGCAGACGGCACAGACGCAATACAAAATGTTGCAGTCTCATTCATCCCAGAAGGCGACGTCTACCGTCTCATAGTCCGTTCTAACCTTCCATCCGCAGAAAAGTTTGAACACTGGGTATTTGACGAAGTGCTTCCGGCAATCCGCAAGACAGGCGGTTATATCACCTCCACACCGGACGACAGCGACGCTGACATCATTGCCCGGGGATATCGGGCGGCTATAGCGGCCATAGAACGCAAAGACCAGACCATAGCAGCCTTGGAAGCTCAGAGAGAAGAGGCCGCGCCGTATACAGACCTCGGCAGGGCAGTTTCAGAGAAGGCCGGATACATGCTTATCTCCAAAGCGGCGGTCATAATGGCTCAGGCCGGTTGCATGTTCACCGTGCAGGAGACGGGGGAACGCCGGATTATCGGTGTGCAGTACCTCCGAATCTACCTTGAACAGAAAGAATTTATCGTGAAGCGCGGTCGTTCCGACGCCGGGAGGCCGACAATCAAAGGACAGAAATACCAGCGCGTACAGATGAAAGCGTCGCCGCTTGAATGCGGGGCCGTGGCATATTCCCCGGTGTTGTCGTCGGACTTTGTGAAGATGCTGATAAAAATGTTCCACAAGAAAGAAATGGTCTTGCCGAAAATCGTCAAGAACGACCGCAAGGCAAAGCAGAATGACGAAGAGGATACAACATAGCTGTAAAACAAGTTAGGGGCTTCACGTGGCCGTTAATGGCCCCTACGGGGAAATGGCGAACAACAGGTAGGCTTTATTAGCAAACAACATACTCAGGAGGAATGAACATGGCAACAGCAACAGCGAAAACGGCAGCACCGACACAAGTAATGACGGTAGTACAGGTAAAGCGGTTTAACAGATGGTGGAGTGAAACGACGACAGAGACAAGACACCAGATGCCCACTGAGCTAAAGGAATATATGAGGCAAGCAGGCGGATATACCCCCTCAGCGGAACGCATGATATATTCAATGTTCAGCCTGCTTGACCGGACATGCTATTGTGCGTCGGAGAACTTAGACGACCACCCGAAACTACAACAGCGCGTCGGAGCTAGACAGTATGAGTTCAGAGCGTTAAAAGGCGAAGAGTACGACAAAATGACAGTATGTTTCAACAGCCATATCAAGTTCATGGAATACGCGAAGAAGGTCTGCTGCGATGCGGAGGACTTCATAAGCGGCCTTGACTGCATAGAGGGCAAAGGATACGAACATTACGCCGACACATTCAGGGAGTTCAGCGGTAAGTTTGAAGAATTGATTGCAAGCGCGTATCTGGCGGCGTCTGTTTGCTTGAATATCGCCCCGGAAACGGAAGAAGAATAGCCGGGTACAATTTTGCACCGGCGTTACAGTAACGACACTCGAAGGGAGGGCGGCAATGCAGACCACGACGGAAAGGGGCGGTAGGATGGAAAAAGCGGTTAGGTACGGAGAATTAGCGTACACCGTGTAGAATGTAACTTTTTGTTACTCATTGATGTGAACCGGGGGCCCTGTTATGGGGCCCCTTTTAGTTTTTATAGGCTACGACAGGGAAAAAGTTTACATTCGACCTAAGAAAGGATAAGGCAGTCTACGACCGGGAAAAAGTTTGGTGCCCACCTAAGAAAGGATAAAGCGCCACACGGCACGGCTGGCCCTTTGGTATTACTGGCTTAAAAAATACCCTGACCTAAGAAAGGAAAAGGCAGTCTGTCACCGGCTAAAGTTTACCCTGCATCTAAGAAAGGATAAAGCAACCAGCACGGCGTAGATAGAACCTTGCTATGACCGGGAAAAAGTTTACGTTGTACCTAAGAAAGGATAAAGCAAACGAAAAACTCACGGTGGAGAGCCAAAAAACTGTTGCTACCACCGGGAAAAAGTTTGCCCACCACCTATGAAAGGATAAAGCAACCGGGATAATTACAACGGAAAGTCGCAAAACTGTTGCTACCACCGGGAAAAAGTTTACGGTGCACCTATGAAAGGATAAAGCAGCAACACGACGACACAGCGCCGCAAGGCGTCACACAGCGCAACGACAGCTTTCATTACGACACGCAACATCAACGACCTACACGTCATAATGATATGGTAAATCCTATTATCAATCACAAGTTTTGGGGGGTTCTTGTGGATTCAGACCTTGATAATGGGGGGTAGGGGGGTTTTGAAAAACCTTAAAATAATAATTAGTTTAATATAGGTTAATAATATGAACCTTACTGGATTATTATATAAAAGACAATAGGTTAATAAGAGAATTATAGAATCTTCTTTAATAAAGAAAGTTCTTATAATGTTCTATTATTATTTTATTGTTAATCTATATAATGCTATTCTGGTGTAAGTTGTTATTATGATCCTATAATTACGGTTTTGACTTTAAGGTTTTAAACTATAAGAACTTATATAAATATCTCAAAGAATAGTAAACTGAATTATAGAGTTTGAGAAAAGATATATAGAGCTATAAATTCCTTCTCAAACCTATAAAAGCGATTACGACACATTGAGTAACAGATATAAAGAATCCATCGGGAAGACAGATCAAGGTCAAGAACAAGGGATGGGTTCTTGATAACATTATCTCTTAATAGCTCTTTATGGCGTCGTATCTCGCCCTGCTGTCGCGGTGCTCGTAAAAGATAAAACATAGCGTCTTGGCTCGCCCTGCTGTCGCAGGACTCGTATTAGCTTCACAGCGCCATATATCAACGTGTCGTAAACACTTTAGAGCTCTCATAAAATTCTTTAAAAGCTCTTTTAACGCTCTGGGTTTCTTTCAGAGGGATTACTGCCCACAATTTTATCATGCAATTTCAAAAAGTCAATACATATAGTATGCTTATACAACAAAAATAGGTCTATTAGACCATATTATAATTTACTGCTAGACAACTATTCGTATACCGTGCTATCTTTTAGGCGTTACAGCTACAAGCAGTCAGCATATCCACCAGCACAATGACAACAATACAGCGCGATCTCGGGCACGCTCTCCCCGCAATACTGTCACTATTACTGACGGTAATCACGGAGAAGCCGCGACCCGGTTTAAATAGATGTCCTTCCCGCTTCCTTTTCATTTTGCCGTCGCGTCATGGCGATGGCCTCCTAGAGGTAGTCCCCCATTACGGGGGCTACCTTTTCACAGAAGGAAGACAAGGAACGGCAGAAGCATAGGAGGAAAGAAACGACATGACAACACCACAGCACCGCATGGCGCAGCCATTATCCACACTGGAAGCCTGCAAAGGCTGTATTCACGACTGTAAGATATCCAGCCTCAACGGCGCGGCGCTCGTATGCTGTCCGAAATACAGGGCGGTAAAGAGGCGGCGGACGTCTCAGGCAGCAGACAAAGCACCGCATGGCGCGGCCTGAGACGTCGCAGGCGCGACTTATAAGCATCGGAGTTATCGGGAAAACATTCCCGTTGACCATATAAAAACCAAACTAGGAGGTCATACAACATGACGACAGAAATTGAAGAAAGAACCAACGGAATGACGGAAGCAGAGACAGAAGCAACGGAAACAGAGACATGGGACATATCGGACGAAGAAGCCGAAGCCCGCGCGAAGCACAGCAATGAAGGTCTGGCAGACGACTATATTTACAACATACGCTCTGGAATTGGACAGCTGACACGTGATTGTGAAGACCCGAAAATAAGGGTTGTTCTGCTTAACCTCTTGCGTTTTGCTGAGGAAACATACGACCAGACACTGACGCCGACAGTCAAAGAGTTCAGCGCTGAATATCCTGACGGCGTCGAACTTCCTAACTTTGCGCGGCACTTTGATATATTGTCCTCGTTGGAATCCTGCACGACTGACGTATATTTTCCAGAAGACAGCCGCTTTTGTTAGACTAACACAGCGCGCCTATGCGGAGGTCTTTCCGGCCTTTGCATAGGCTTTTCTTTACCCTAACACACACACAAAGGAAACCATACCATGACACATGGCAATCACGACACTATTTATTATTCGGTAAGGCGCGGTAAAAATTACATAAAAATCTGAGGGGGTATCTCCTAGCTCTGCGGCGGCGCTGTCCCCCCGGGCGGGCGCGCGGCTGGACGTGAAGGAATGCAGACAATGGCTGGACGTGCTGGCAACCGCGCCAGGCGACGACCACGGCGATGCTTAAGCTGCGGCCCGGGCGATGCTGGAGGTCACGACCTCAACGCTATAGGTTCAGATTGAGATAGACGTTATCCAGATCGTCCCTTGTGATTCCAATATACGACAGTGTGATTGCCGGGCTGGAATGATTCAACAGCTTTTGAATGACCGATAAATCCATTCCCATTTTATAGGCGTGGTAGCCAAAGGTCTTTCGCATGGTGTGAGTTCCTATAGCGTCTTTGTCCAGCCCCGAATGAGCGGCGGCATCGTTGAGTATCCTCCACGCCTGAACCCTCGTTATGGCCGCCGTGCCCTTACGGGACGGGAACAGATAAGCCAACGGCTCTTTTGTATTGAGCGATGACAGGTGTTCTCTGATCGCCTTGCCTGCCGTATCGCTGATGGGAAAGTCTTTAGCCTTACCGGTCTTCTGTTCAGTGAGATGAATCCTGTCTTTGAGCTTGCCGCTGTCGTCTTCAACATCTTTGACCTGTAGATTAAGAAGGTCGGATATCCGTAAACCTGAGTTAATGCCCAGGACGAAGAGGCAATAGTCGCGGGTGCTTTTCTCTTTGAGATACTTTTTCATTCTGTCGATCTTCTTTGTGTCGCGTATAGGCTCTACAAGTTCCATGATAAAATCCTTCCTTTGCTTCACTGAGTTGTGTTTTGTAAAAATTTTCTTGAATGTTATTCAATAGCTAGATTATACATATTATGTTACATTTAAGCAAGAGGGAATTTTTATCTGATTTTAGAAAAGTGGCATAAGCGATGTCTACCACTGGATAAATTGGCATTCTGCGAATGTAACACAATAGCATTGTGTTTCACCGCTCGAATTAAGGAATGTCGTTTGGCATGTATGAATAAAATTATATCAATATTATAATATCGATTTAAACTTCTGTCTTTGCTTATTTGTTTTTTCGCTTGCCTTTTTCGTGCTTTTCGGTATCATAGCAAATATGAGTAACCGCGATAGAAACGGAAGCTCAAATTTTAAGTACAGGCTCTAAGCAACGAATATAAGCGCACGGAAAAGTGAGTCAGGGACGGGGTTTATCTGAATTGTATTAGGTAACAGGTTGTTCCTCCACTCTCCGCCAATATGCTTTCTCTAGCTTGCTGCAAGCTATTGCTCAACCTTTGAAACCCCTGCTATAATCAGTCTGGCAGGGGGTTTTCTTATTTACGGGGGTGCTCCAGGCCGCTCTTGATTTTTCCATCCTGCATTTGTGAAAGTGTTACGTAAATTACTGTTTTGGGTAACGCAAAAATGTTTTGAGTTACGCAAAGGAGGATGCGGATTGCTGACAGCTGGGTTTACCTTGAAGCCCTGCCGATATAACCGCCTTTGATATTCTGCCTGTTGTAAAAGGGCTGGACAATGCGGTGTATCAGACTCAGTACGGAGTATCTTGGGGGATCTGTGGTTGGATTCTCCGCTAAGGGATGCCTCCTGTGGTGTGGATACTGTGAGTTGCGGGCAATATCCGGTATAATAACTTAAAAGTTATTGCACGTTAATTACTTTTAAGTTATTATAATGCTGTGAGGTGTTGTTATGGCGTTTGAGATTATTTTTTACCGGGACAGGCAGGGGCGCGAACCGGTTCTTGAGTATATTCAAGCGCTGGACGGCAAAAAGGATAAGGACAGCCGCATAAATGTCAACAAGATATATGATTATCTTGATTTTTTAAGTCAGGTTGGGACGTCGGCGGGCGAGCCTTATGTAAAACATCTTGACGGCGAGATACTGGAGCTTCGGCCTTTAAGAAACAGGCTGCTTTTCGCGGCATGGAACGGCAGCGGCTTTATTATTCTTCATCACTTCATAAAGAAAACTCAGAAGACGCCTCGGCGCGATATTGAACAGGCAAAGAGGAATTTGGCCGATTACAGAGAAAGGAGCGATCTCAATGAGTGAAAAAGCTATCAGCCCAAAGGGGCGCAGCTGGAGCGAGGTGCGCGAGCAGATTTTGACGCCAGAGGAGAGGGGCGTGTCCAATCTGCGAGTCGCGATGATGGTTGAATTGGCCGCCGCGAGGGCGGAGAAGGGCATTTCACAGAAAAAACTCGAGGCTTTGAGCGGCGTAAAACAGCCTGTTATCGCGCGTATGGAGAAGGGATATACCAGCCCGCAGCTGGATACTGTCCTTAAGGTTTTGGCCCCTTTGGGCAAGACTCTTTATATAGGGGATCTGCCGAGGGCGTAGGTACTTTCGGCAATAACTTATAGATAGCGTAAAGATTCTGTGTTCTTCGACGGGGATTTTTCGTTTTCTTAGCCTCCACTCTCCGCCATAGCATATCAAGCCTTACAAACACGGAGTTTGTGAGGCTTTTTATTTTTTCTGTTGAATACTCCTTGAAAATCGAAAGGAAATAAAGATAACTTTAGTGTTTATGCAGCGCCAGTCAACATGGCGGCCGCCATGGGGTATGAATAAAGTTAATATTCCCCCTTTCTATTTAGCCGGAGATTCGACGGTTTTGCTTTCTTCAATGTATTTATCTATGGCTTTTTCTAAAATGAATTGAGCAGATTGTCCGTGCGATTTCAGAGCGGATTTGAAGGCGGAGGCCTTATGTTCATCTACTCTGACCATAAAATAAGGTTTTTTGTTCTCCGTCATAGGCAATATCGACCTTTCTAAGTTAACTGATATTTTATCTTGAAATCATACAAATATATGCTTTATCATGCATATATATGCAATAAATATGTATTAGGTCATATATATATTTAGTAATTATATCATGAGAGGGTGATGACATTGTCTGACCGTCGTGTATTACAGATTATCGAAACAGAACTTGCCAAAGCTGTGACCTTTATCGATCTCGAAGATGAAAGAATAATGAGCGAAGAGCTCTCTGACCGCGAACTGATCGACGCCGTCGTTTCAAGAAATTGTTGGAGCCGTGCTTTGGGCACGCTCAAAAAAGTGAAAGGTGCGATAGAAAGGTTAGATCAGCCGTGAGCGCATCCGCGCTATTCGGCGATCTGCCCTCCGCGCCGTTGTTATCGTCTGCAAAGCCGGGTACTGGCGGCGGTGTCGTTTGCTGTTATAATATCAAAATGAAATTTTAAGCATGGAGGAAGAGC
The window above is part of the Cloacibacillus evryensis DSM 19522 genome. Proteins encoded here:
- a CDS encoding BRO-N domain-containing protein; translated protein: MTNTLQIFENHNFGSIRTVLDESGKALFCGKDIAEALGYSNTKDALIRHCKGVVKRDLGVVTGKKADGTDAIQNVAVSFIPEGDVYRLIVRSNLPSAEKFEHWVFDEVLPAIRKTGGYITSTPDDSDADIIARGYRAAIAAIERKDQTIAALEAQREEAAPYTDLGRAVSEKAGYMLISKAAVIMAQAGCMFTVQETGERRIIGVQYLRIYLEQKEFIVKRGRSDAGRPTIKGQKYQRVQMKASPLECGAVAYSPVLSSDFVKMLIKMFHKKEMVLPKIVKNDRKAKQNDEEDTT
- a CDS encoding site-specific integrase; translation: MQNITKRSQNDYIFQNNTRLYFRQSIPPDLRPIFKKTEIRISLRTPDKRLAKRKAAVLSSHIWDIMTALRKGDKRMTELSTEQIYQLVKTWVDKELADDEAGRALSVVNGKTTISNEEMIGYANEMHSTIQSDCREALATENYSYGSPGAESIIEDNDLSISPDSQEYKALCREVIKAQYELCNVMKQRNSGKYPETYTSTAVNPVLYNQNVKQSNVQKKQQNKFSTAFQEYVAEKKLKGNWTPKTVLDATAKVNIFIEIIGDIKLCDITQEKMKEAERLILKYPSSRTKKKQYKDIPYSQLKKMDIPETDRFSHKSIENYMIQVNGFLKWLKPMYEMPEWLPVIMSAPKADVTQDTTASKDIWTTEELRKIFNDPAYIQGEKTTSTSNTRKKYTGAIFWLPLMALYSGARPEELCGLYLSDFKVIDEVKCYQLTPCIEDEEGNLVKAKRIKNTASRRIVPIHDELLKLGLWEYVQELKEQGHARLFDELAASGADQRYSTGYTKWFNRYVSQTLLIKGSKQKGAKVFYSFRHTFINYCVQNSLRDIYFERVVGHAVQGNESTLKHYAKPISPRILKAEVIDRVNFDVDLSSLKNNPFSRSMKG
- a CDS encoding type II toxin-antitoxin system RelE/ParE family toxin encodes the protein MAFEIIFYRDRQGREPVLEYIQALDGKKDKDSRINVNKIYDYLDFLSQVGTSAGEPYVKHLDGEILELRPLRNRLLFAAWNGSGFIILHHFIKKTQKTPRRDIEQAKRNLADYRERSDLNE
- a CDS encoding site-specific integrase, whose protein sequence is MELVEPIRDTKKIDRMKKYLKEKSTRDYCLFVLGINSGLRISDLLNLQVKDVEDDSGKLKDRIHLTEQKTGKAKDFPISDTAGKAIREHLSSLNTKEPLAYLFPSRKGTAAITRVQAWRILNDAAAHSGLDKDAIGTHTMRKTFGYHAYKMGMDLSVIQKLLNHSSPAITLSYIGITRDDLDNVYLNLNL
- a CDS encoding helix-turn-helix domain-containing protein; this encodes MSEKAISPKGRSWSEVREQILTPEERGVSNLRVAMMVELAAARAEKGISQKKLEALSGVKQPVIARMEKGYTSPQLDTVLKVLAPLGKTLYIGDLPRA
- a CDS encoding heavy metal translocating P-type ATPase codes for the protein MEEIKKTEQEIKWNFRVLGMTCTTCSRIVERALKKVPGVIFASVNLATESAFVLAEPGVREDALEAAVKKSGYEIVKDVPADLDEMRYREARRNLIEILVIGIPLSFLMLLHMFFGYHFPWYGPLEIVFGAAAIFWCGRKTIGGAWIALRHGHTNMDSLIALSAAASWLTAIFNIMGFAIPSFGTVGVMIMMLHLTGRYIESHLRDRAAKQVKTLLTLQPREARVMGDDGETIMVPIEAVKPETIMQVNPGERIPLDGVVIEGKSGVDESLLTGESLPVAKSEGSEVTGGALNTYGILTIRTTKVGEDTFLSKMLELVREAQGGKVPLQALADRLTLKFVPAVIGLAGLSAAAWYFFFPQLHALIAPLAAMMPWPTNLSTPAGAAAYAFIATLVIACPCALGLATPLALVVSTGEASRAGLLIRNAEAIQTLKDVNFAILDKTGTITKGEPKVTKWQAPEAALRYIYALESNSGHPLARAVTEAAGIHPADRADSLTETPGEGVTGKWGDTEWFVGRPLDRSRWSDASSLAVTLVEVRRNGEPVGYFAITDPIREDSPSAISELKKMGVTPMMATGDAKETALSIAKEAGIEDVRWEVRPEDKLSLVHEAQSEGRRVLMGGDGINDAAALKGAEVGIAMGGGMDLAVDSADIVIMRGGLSRIVAAIKISSKTWRVIRENLFGAFVYNIIAIPMAMAGLLHPIAAEFAMAASSITVILNSLRIAGSAENKKEVF